The Paenibacillus sp. FSL R7-0204 genome includes a region encoding these proteins:
- the pknB gene encoding Stk1 family PASTA domain-containing Ser/Thr kinase — protein MIGHELGGRYQVIERIGGGGMALVYRAHDILLNRNVAIKVLRNQFVHDEEFIRRFRREAQSAASLSHPNVVSIYDVGQEDEIHYIVMEYIEGKNLNEIIKERAPMQVDESVRIASQICDALDHAHMNQIIHRDIKPHNILIGRNGRVKVTDFGIARAVTSTTITQTGSVVGSVHYFSPEHAKGVTTGEKSDLYSLGIVLYQMLTGVLPFLGESPISVALKHLQEEFEEPRLLNPLIPQSVENVILKSMRKNPEERYQSAKQMLQDLETCLLPERRSEAKMLFQDDDDEDRTRIIPAIKPLQRGLSSRGGGEERIRSMEETPPPAAVKRKGRAALWISLTLVVLIAMTGIVWYVNSKLSVDEVSVPAVTGKTFQEAKAELEGVGLFAEEPALVEYNPNFEENIVWKQNKTNTMVKEGTHIILTVSAAKVLPKLKDVSNLSYDDAVKELIALGIAQDRIATPDERFSEEFAKGKVISSEPAANSEYDPDTVTIKLIVSKGKENTQMPDLLGKTEKEAKAALESAGLVLDAVKQEPSFTYEKGKVTKQWAYEAGDLVPPGEKITIYISTGYPPEALEFTFNVPVAPAAEGKKSKIRIVFADARNGGENQEWGTRTIGKSQTLSVNMLLAPNKDGMVSVYRDGEFLETYPITYVDVKNNTVQQPEPPPVETQTPAPTVAPTEPAQPTETPAPDPTAEPAIIPPDTGEGEVPGETDQTGYVPGNGQNNNELASALSNGNSNGKGKSNGKGPDNKPGKDKGHK, from the coding sequence ATGATCGGTCACGAATTGGGCGGCCGTTACCAAGTCATCGAACGGATCGGCGGAGGAGGCATGGCGCTCGTCTATAGAGCCCATGATATTCTGCTTAACCGGAATGTTGCTATCAAAGTACTGCGCAATCAATTTGTGCATGATGAGGAATTCATCCGCCGGTTCCGGCGGGAGGCGCAATCAGCTGCATCATTATCTCATCCCAACGTAGTCAGCATATACGATGTCGGCCAGGAAGATGAAATTCATTATATCGTTATGGAGTATATTGAAGGAAAGAACCTGAATGAAATTATTAAAGAGCGGGCACCGATGCAGGTGGATGAATCCGTACGGATTGCCTCGCAGATTTGTGATGCGCTGGATCATGCGCATATGAACCAGATTATTCACCGCGATATTAAACCACATAATATACTAATAGGACGTAACGGGCGGGTTAAGGTTACCGACTTCGGGATCGCCCGGGCAGTTACTTCTACAACGATTACCCAGACGGGATCTGTGGTCGGTTCCGTGCATTATTTCTCGCCGGAGCATGCCAAGGGCGTAACTACAGGCGAGAAGTCGGATCTCTACTCCTTGGGCATCGTACTGTATCAGATGCTTACGGGTGTACTGCCTTTCTTAGGGGAGAGTCCGATCAGCGTGGCGCTGAAGCATCTGCAGGAGGAATTCGAGGAGCCGCGACTGCTGAATCCGCTGATTCCGCAAAGCGTTGAGAATGTCATTCTGAAGTCGATGCGCAAGAACCCGGAGGAGCGCTACCAGTCTGCCAAGCAAATGCTGCAGGATCTGGAGACCTGTCTGCTGCCTGAACGGCGCAGCGAAGCCAAGATGCTGTTCCAGGATGATGATGATGAGGACAGAACACGCATCATTCCGGCGATCAAGCCGCTCCAGCGCGGGCTAAGCAGCCGTGGTGGCGGAGAGGAACGAATCCGCAGTATGGAGGAAACTCCGCCGCCTGCTGCTGTGAAGCGTAAGGGCCGCGCAGCACTGTGGATCAGCCTTACGCTGGTCGTATTAATTGCCATGACCGGAATTGTGTGGTATGTCAATTCCAAGCTGTCGGTCGATGAAGTCTCGGTGCCTGCAGTGACAGGGAAGACCTTCCAGGAGGCCAAGGCTGAGCTTGAGGGGGTGGGACTGTTTGCCGAGGAGCCCGCACTGGTTGAGTATAATCCTAATTTCGAAGAGAATATTGTCTGGAAGCAGAACAAGACCAATACGATGGTCAAAGAAGGAACTCATATTATCCTGACGGTAAGTGCCGCCAAGGTTCTTCCTAAGCTTAAGGATGTCTCCAACCTGAGTTATGACGATGCCGTCAAGGAGCTGATCGCCCTCGGTATTGCCCAGGATAGAATTGCAACACCGGATGAACGCTTCAGTGAGGAATTTGCCAAGGGGAAGGTCATTAGCTCTGAGCCTGCCGCAAACTCAGAATATGATCCTGATACGGTAACTATCAAGCTAATTGTGAGCAAAGGCAAAGAAAACACCCAGATGCCGGATCTCCTAGGGAAGACCGAGAAGGAAGCCAAGGCTGCGCTGGAAAGTGCAGGTCTGGTGCTGGATGCGGTCAAACAAGAGCCGAGCTTCACTTACGAGAAGGGTAAGGTTACGAAGCAGTGGGCCTACGAGGCAGGGGATCTGGTCCCTCCAGGCGAGAAGATTACGATCTACATCAGCACAGGTTACCCTCCGGAAGCTTTGGAATTTACGTTTAATGTTCCGGTAGCACCGGCTGCTGAAGGCAAGAAGAGTAAGATTCGTATCGTGTTTGCCGATGCGCGCAACGGCGGCGAGAACCAGGAGTGGGGCACACGCACGATTGGCAAAAGCCAGACCTTATCCGTGAACATGCTGCTTGCCCCTAATAAAGACGGCATGGTATCGGTATACCGGGACGGGGAGTTCCTGGAGACTTATCCGATCACTTATGTCGATGTCAAGAATAACACTGTGCAGCAGCCTGAACCGCCTCCGGTGGAGACACAGACGCCTGCACCGACGGTTGCTCCTACCGAGCCTGCTCAGCCTACTGAGACTCCAGCTCCCGACCCGACAGCTGAGCCGGCAATTATTCCGCCGGACACCGGAGAAGGAGAGGTGCCGGGCGAGACGGACCAGACGGGTTATGTTCCGGGTAACGGACAGAATAACAATGAGTTGGCTTCCGCCCTCAGCAATGGCAACAGTAATGGTAAGGGGAAAAGTAACGGTAAGGGGCCTGACAACAAGCCAGGCAAAGATAAAGGCCATAAATAA
- a CDS encoding Stp1/IreP family PP2C-type Ser/Thr phosphatase: MIRTVQASDIGRVRTVNEDSVWIGATRHGYTLGIIADGMGGHLAGDTASRLALETVRGILDQLEPDLPEAELKEALTAAIMEANNTVHREAQSDEKLHNMGTTIVAALLKGSAGYIGHIGDSRAYLIRDGEASQLTEDHTLVNELFRNGQISLEELDNHPRRNVLTRALGTDTVVSADLAYVTLAIGELLLLCSDGLSNYVSLEHLGKVAGINEISLEERAERLLQLALLAGGSDNISVAMLEHQGEAAVPETKEWER; this comes from the coding sequence TTGATCAGAACAGTTCAAGCCAGCGACATTGGCCGGGTACGAACCGTCAATGAAGATTCAGTCTGGATCGGCGCCACGCGCCACGGTTATACCCTCGGCATTATTGCCGACGGAATGGGGGGACATCTGGCTGGCGATACCGCGAGCAGGCTTGCACTTGAGACGGTCAGGGGGATTCTGGACCAGCTGGAGCCTGATCTCCCGGAGGCAGAGCTGAAGGAAGCGCTGACTGCCGCCATCATGGAAGCCAATAACACAGTTCACAGAGAAGCTCAGAGCGATGAGAAGCTCCATAATATGGGGACCACCATCGTTGCTGCACTGCTGAAAGGGTCGGCAGGCTATATCGGGCATATCGGAGACAGCAGGGCTTATCTGATCCGGGACGGAGAAGCCAGCCAGCTAACCGAGGATCATACGCTGGTGAATGAGCTGTTCAGGAACGGCCAGATCAGTCTGGAGGAGCTGGATAATCATCCCCGCCGCAATGTGCTTACCAGGGCGCTGGGGACAGATACAGTGGTATCCGCGGATCTGGCATATGTTACGCTTGCAATTGGTGAACTCCTGCTGCTGTGCAGTGATGGGCTCAGCAATTATGTCAGTCTGGAGCATCTGGGCAAGGTAGCCGGAATTAATGAAATATCTCTGGAAGAAAGAGCGGAGCGATTACTTCAACTGGCATTGCTTGCGGGCGGCAGCGATAATATAAGCGTTGCTATGCTGGAACACCAAGGAGAGGCCGCAGTGCCCGAGACAAAGGAGTGGGAAAGATGA
- the rlmN gene encoding 23S rRNA (adenine(2503)-C(2))-methyltransferase RlmN — protein MKPLIYDFSLEELQQWAKDNGEPAFRGGQIFDWLYVKRVNDFESMSNLSKTLRAKLVDQFSISALTEITKLESKDGTVKFLFGLHDDHAIETVIMKHNYGNSVCVTTQVGCRIGCTFCASTLGGLKRDLTAGEIVAQVVRSQQILDARGERVSSIVIMGTGEPFENYDATMRFLRLMIHEKGLNIGQRHITVSTSGIVPNIYKFADEDTQINLAISIHAPNDTLRSKLMPVNRRYPFDDVIESLRYYQAKTGRRISFEYALIGGVNDQKEHAEELAGVLKTMLCHVNLIPVNHVPERKYVRTSRNDIFEFQRILADHGVNVTIRREQGHDIAAACGQLRAKHMELG, from the coding sequence ATGAAACCTTTAATATATGATTTTTCTTTAGAAGAGTTACAGCAATGGGCTAAGGACAACGGAGAGCCGGCTTTTCGCGGCGGGCAGATCTTTGACTGGCTGTATGTGAAGCGGGTCAATGACTTCGAATCCATGAGTAACCTCTCCAAGACACTCAGAGCCAAGCTGGTTGACCAGTTCAGTATTTCGGCACTCACCGAGATTACGAAGCTGGAGTCCAAGGACGGCACAGTGAAATTCCTGTTCGGTCTGCATGATGATCATGCGATTGAGACAGTTATTATGAAGCATAATTACGGCAACAGCGTGTGTGTGACCACCCAGGTAGGCTGCCGGATCGGATGTACCTTCTGTGCATCTACCCTTGGCGGTCTCAAGCGGGATCTGACTGCAGGGGAGATCGTTGCCCAGGTTGTCCGCTCCCAGCAGATTCTTGATGCGCGCGGCGAACGGGTCAGCAGTATTGTCATTATGGGGACAGGCGAGCCCTTCGAGAATTATGATGCAACCATGAGATTCCTCCGTCTGATGATCCATGAGAAGGGCCTGAATATTGGCCAGCGCCATATCACCGTATCCACCAGCGGAATTGTGCCGAACATCTACAAATTCGCCGATGAAGATACTCAGATTAATCTGGCGATCTCGATTCACGCTCCCAACGATACGCTCCGCTCCAAGCTGATGCCGGTGAACCGCCGTTATCCGTTCGACGATGTAATTGAGTCCCTGCGCTATTATCAGGCTAAGACAGGCCGCCGGATCAGCTTCGAGTATGCCTTGATCGGAGGCGTGAATGATCAGAAGGAGCATGCAGAGGAGCTGGCCGGTGTGCTGAAGACCATGCTCTGCCATGTGAATCTGATCCCGGTCAATCATGTGCCTGAGCGCAAATATGTCCGGACTTCCCGCAATGATATCTTTGAATTTCAGCGTATACTGGCCGATCATGGCGTGAATGTTACCATCCGCCGTGAGCAGGGCCATGATATTGCGGCCGCATGCGGACAGCTGCGCGCCAAACATATGGAGTTGGGGTGA
- the rsmB gene encoding 16S rRNA (cytosine(967)-C(5))-methyltransferase RsmB codes for MSAGVKGGGGPRTRTSGNPPAASGTKHASGRTGGAGRNRPGGKPAAPASAREVALDILVRVEQQGAYSNLLLGSSLQKADLSREDTGLATELVYGTLSRMITLDYVLSSFVSKGITKLEPWVRSLLRLSLYQIMYLDRVPSHAAVNEAVNISKRRGHQGISGMVNGVLRSVLRAGDLPVLPEGMSREERISILHSHPLWMVKRWSAEYGPDTADAMCAANNEPPAVSVRVNTTMISREAMLTELLEAGLDAAESKVSPAGLVIRGGGNLALTSWYRDGYLSVQDESSMLVAEVVAPEAGMKVLDCCAAPGGKSAHMGELMKDEGSILANDLHEHKAKLIAEQAARLGLECITTASGDALELGAALQPESYDRILLDAPCSGLGVIRRKPDLKWRKQPEDIASVAALQLELLQSVSGLLKPGGVLVYSTCTTEQAENSRVVADFLERNPGFAPVSFKSAVWERLEGTALAAGDGMQLLPHHYGSDGFYIARLERLL; via the coding sequence TTGAGCGCGGGCGTTAAGGGAGGCGGCGGACCGCGTACGCGTACTTCCGGCAATCCGCCTGCGGCCTCCGGCACAAAGCATGCCTCCGGCAGAACCGGCGGAGCGGGCCGGAATCGTCCGGGCGGCAAGCCTGCTGCGCCAGCTTCTGCGCGTGAGGTTGCCCTTGATATTCTGGTGCGCGTAGAGCAACAGGGTGCTTACAGCAACCTGCTGCTGGGAAGCAGCCTCCAGAAAGCGGACCTCAGCCGGGAGGATACGGGACTTGCTACAGAGCTGGTGTACGGAACCCTCTCACGGATGATTACCCTCGATTATGTCCTCAGCAGCTTCGTCAGCAAAGGGATAACCAAGCTGGAACCTTGGGTACGGAGTCTGCTGCGGCTAAGCCTGTACCAGATCATGTATCTGGACCGGGTACCTTCGCATGCAGCCGTTAACGAGGCTGTGAATATCTCCAAGAGACGCGGCCATCAGGGCATCTCGGGTATGGTCAACGGCGTGCTGCGCAGTGTGCTGCGGGCTGGAGATCTCCCGGTATTGCCTGAGGGGATGAGCCGGGAAGAACGGATCTCGATCCTGCACTCCCATCCCCTGTGGATGGTGAAGCGCTGGTCGGCGGAATACGGCCCGGACACGGCAGACGCCATGTGTGCCGCGAATAATGAGCCGCCCGCAGTCAGTGTCCGGGTGAATACAACGATGATTAGCCGGGAGGCGATGCTGACTGAGCTGCTGGAAGCCGGTCTGGATGCCGCCGAATCAAAGGTGAGCCCTGCGGGGCTGGTCATCAGGGGCGGCGGCAATCTGGCGCTGACCTCCTGGTACCGGGACGGCTATCTGTCCGTTCAGGATGAGAGCTCGATGCTGGTAGCCGAGGTTGTCGCTCCCGAAGCCGGGATGAAGGTGCTGGACTGCTGCGCTGCCCCCGGCGGCAAAAGCGCCCATATGGGCGAGCTGATGAAGGACGAGGGCTCCATACTGGCCAATGACCTGCATGAGCATAAGGCTAAGCTCATTGCCGAGCAGGCAGCACGCCTTGGCCTGGAGTGCATCACCACCGCAAGCGGGGATGCGCTGGAGCTAGGCGCCGCCCTCCAACCGGAATCCTATGACCGGATTCTGCTGGATGCTCCTTGCTCGGGGCTTGGGGTCATCCGCCGCAAGCCTGATTTGAAATGGCGCAAGCAGCCGGAGGATATTGCAAGCGTAGCTGCGCTGCAGCTTGAACTGCTGCAATCGGTCTCCGGGCTGCTGAAGCCGGGAGGTGTGCTGGTCTACAGCACGTGTACTACCGAGCAGGCGGAGAACAGCCGGGTTGTTGCCGATTTTCTGGAGCGCAATCCCGGCTTCGCCCCGGTCAGCTTCAAGTCAGCCGTCTGGGAACGGCTGGAGGGAACCGCGCTTGCTGCCGGTGACGGCATGCAGCTGCTCCCGCATCATTATGGCAGCGATGGCTTCTATATTGCCCGGCTGGAGCGACTCTTGTAA
- the fmt gene encoding methionyl-tRNA formyltransferase — protein sequence MRIVFMGTPAFAVPSLRMLLEEGYEVVAVVSQPDRPQGRKKTLVPSPVKAAALELGLPVLQPERLRRPESVAELAAYEPDLIVTAAYGQILPKSVLELPANGCVNVHGSLLPKYRGGAPIQRCIMNGEKVTGVTLMYMAEGLDTGDMISRVEVAIEDDDTSGTLFEKLSIAGRDLLKAEMPRLAAGRVEAAVQDDSEATYAPNLSREDERIDWSRGSLELYNQIRGLVPFSGAFTLWNGETFKAWAAVKPQAEEQPGGSAAPGTVLSVSERGVEVKTGDGTLRLTSVQPAGKKAMSAADFSRGATLAPGTVLG from the coding sequence ATGAGAATAGTGTTCATGGGAACACCAGCCTTTGCAGTCCCCTCCTTGCGGATGCTGCTGGAAGAGGGCTATGAGGTAGTGGCCGTGGTGAGTCAGCCGGACCGGCCTCAAGGCCGCAAGAAGACGCTGGTGCCATCCCCGGTGAAGGCGGCTGCACTGGAGCTGGGACTGCCTGTCCTTCAGCCTGAACGGCTGCGCCGCCCTGAATCAGTGGCTGAGCTGGCTGCCTATGAGCCGGATCTGATTGTTACCGCCGCATATGGTCAGATTCTTCCCAAGAGCGTTCTTGAGCTGCCGGCGAACGGATGTGTGAATGTTCATGGATCACTTCTGCCCAAGTACCGGGGCGGTGCTCCGATACAGCGCTGTATCATGAACGGCGAGAAGGTGACTGGTGTGACGCTGATGTATATGGCGGAAGGACTGGACACCGGAGATATGATCTCACGGGTGGAGGTAGCGATAGAGGATGACGATACCTCAGGCACGCTGTTTGAGAAGCTAAGCATTGCTGGCCGGGATCTCCTCAAGGCAGAGATGCCGCGACTGGCAGCCGGCCGTGTGGAAGCTGCCGTGCAGGATGACAGTGAAGCAACCTATGCGCCGAATCTAAGCCGGGAAGATGAACGCATCGACTGGAGCCGTGGCTCGCTGGAGCTGTACAATCAGATTCGCGGTCTGGTGCCGTTCTCGGGTGCGTTCACCCTGTGGAACGGCGAGACCTTCAAGGCATGGGCTGCGGTGAAGCCGCAGGCGGAGGAACAGCCCGGCGGCAGCGCAGCTCCAGGCACTGTGCTGTCGGTGAGCGAACGCGGCGTTGAGGTGAAGACCGGTGACGGGACGCTTCGGCTTACAAGCGTCCAGCCTGCCGGCAAAAAAGCGATGAGCGCAGCCGACTTCAGCCGTGGTGCAACCCTCGCACCAGGCACGGTGCTAGGTTGA
- the def gene encoding peptide deformylase has protein sequence MAIRLIVKEPDEVLHKKAKMVTTVTPNVQKLLDDMADTMYDAEGVGLAAPQVGILKRLIVIDADEEHGLIKLINPEIVSMEGEQFGPEGCLSIPGLNGDVRRAETVTVRGLNREGEEVTITGSGLLARAFQHEIDHLNGVLFTDIAEKVYEYTAERSETEE, from the coding sequence ATGGCAATCAGGCTGATTGTGAAAGAACCGGATGAAGTATTGCACAAGAAAGCAAAGATGGTAACCACTGTTACCCCCAATGTACAAAAATTGCTCGATGATATGGCCGATACGATGTATGACGCGGAAGGTGTAGGTCTCGCAGCCCCGCAGGTAGGCATTCTGAAACGGCTGATTGTAATAGATGCCGATGAAGAGCATGGATTGATCAAGCTGATCAATCCCGAGATCGTTAGTATGGAAGGGGAGCAGTTCGGACCCGAAGGCTGCCTGAGTATTCCCGGCCTGAACGGGGATGTCCGCCGTGCGGAGACAGTGACCGTACGCGGCCTGAACCGCGAAGGCGAGGAAGTGACCATTACCGGAAGCGGCCTGCTGGCCCGGGCTTTTCAGCATGAGATTGACCACCTGAATGGCGTGCTGTTCACGGATATTGCTGAGAAGGTCTATGAATACACAGCAGAACGCAGTGAAACTGAGGAGTGA
- the priA gene encoding primosomal protein N' translates to MDIAKVIVDVPVRSTDRPFDYIIPNALKLWIEVGSRVAVPFGPRTVQGFVVSLESGETGSVSRMKPIVEVLDLLPPLSPELVELADWMSQRYACRRISALQAMLPTALKGKAERLISLGSTEAAASAPADELFPLFLEADNEEQQIIDFVRRHSEVSMKLLTRTFPEAAETIKFMVRRGVLAESQSIKDKMGKKKIKAVDLAIGLSAARESLASFPARSARQKEVLSYLIEMEALLPMPLKDILAILQVTAGTVKALADKGYIEISEIEVYRDPYQGRDFKPSTPLPLTAEQEIVYKRIVRTVEQQTHEVFLLHGVTGSGKTEIYLQTIQRCIEQERQAVVLVPEIALTPQMVERFKGRFGSGVAVMHSRLSVGERYDEWRKIREGKAMVAVGARSAVFAPFANLGLIIMDEEHEGSYKQEENPKYHARDVAVRRAEQGGAVVILGSATPSLESYHAARSQSDIHFSPILLEMPSRALGNELPKVAVVDMREELKEGNRSMFSRSLHAALVSRLERGEQTVLLLNRRGFSTFVMCRSCGYVAGCPECDISLTYHSRSDNLRCHYCGHAQPAPKLCPECGSEHIRFFGTGTQRVEEELGKLFPGIRVIRMDVDTTTEKGSHEKLLNQFRDKKADVLLGTQMVAKGLDFPDVTLVGVITADSALNLPDFRAAEKTFQLLTQVAGRAGRHQLPGEVVVQSYTPEHYSIIHASGHDYRSFVRDELKHRKELHYPPYCRLILVTLSHEQLPLLLKLAENYALSIQGKARQLRWYGSLDKLSSDALDLLGPVASPLPRLKGRYRFQCIIKWRGAIDAIALARQVAEELEDSVRDKGLQISIDVDPQMLM, encoded by the coding sequence ATGGATATTGCCAAGGTCATTGTCGATGTTCCTGTACGCAGCACCGACCGGCCGTTTGACTATATTATCCCGAATGCACTGAAGCTGTGGATTGAGGTGGGCAGCCGTGTGGCTGTTCCGTTCGGTCCCCGCACGGTCCAGGGGTTCGTAGTGTCCCTGGAATCGGGCGAGACCGGCAGTGTCTCCCGGATGAAGCCGATTGTAGAAGTGCTGGATTTGCTTCCTCCGCTGTCGCCGGAGCTGGTTGAGCTGGCCGACTGGATGAGCCAAAGGTACGCCTGTAGACGGATCTCCGCACTGCAGGCGATGCTTCCGACTGCCTTGAAGGGCAAAGCCGAGCGGCTGATCTCGCTTGGGAGTACAGAGGCGGCGGCCAGCGCCCCCGCAGATGAGCTCTTTCCGCTCTTCCTGGAGGCGGATAACGAAGAACAGCAGATCATTGACTTCGTTAGGCGACACAGTGAGGTATCCATGAAGCTGCTGACCCGCACCTTCCCTGAGGCTGCAGAGACGATTAAGTTCATGGTGCGGCGCGGTGTACTGGCAGAGAGCCAGTCGATTAAGGATAAGATGGGCAAAAAGAAGATCAAGGCCGTTGATTTGGCTATTGGCTTGTCAGCAGCGCGGGAGTCGCTCGCCAGCTTCCCGGCGCGTTCGGCGCGCCAGAAGGAGGTGCTTTCCTACCTGATTGAAATGGAAGCCCTGCTGCCGATGCCGCTCAAGGATATTCTGGCGATCCTCCAGGTTACTGCGGGCACGGTCAAAGCACTTGCAGACAAGGGTTATATTGAAATCAGTGAAATTGAAGTCTACCGTGACCCCTACCAGGGAAGGGACTTCAAGCCAAGTACCCCGCTTCCGCTGACAGCGGAGCAGGAGATTGTATACAAGCGGATTGTGCGCACTGTAGAGCAGCAGACGCATGAAGTCTTCCTGCTGCACGGGGTGACCGGCAGCGGGAAGACGGAGATCTATCTCCAGACGATCCAGCGCTGCATCGAGCAGGAACGGCAGGCTGTGGTGCTGGTGCCTGAGATTGCGCTTACTCCGCAGATGGTGGAACGGTTCAAGGGCCGGTTCGGGAGCGGGGTAGCCGTGATGCACAGCCGGCTGTCTGTTGGCGAACGTTATGACGAGTGGCGCAAGATCCGCGAAGGCAAGGCCATGGTTGCGGTCGGAGCACGCTCGGCCGTGTTCGCTCCGTTTGCCAATCTGGGCCTCATTATTATGGATGAAGAGCATGAAGGCTCTTATAAGCAGGAGGAGAATCCGAAATATCATGCCCGTGATGTGGCTGTCCGCAGGGCAGAGCAGGGCGGCGCCGTAGTTATTCTGGGCTCTGCAACACCTTCACTGGAGAGCTATCATGCTGCCAGATCGCAGAGTGATATCCACTTCTCGCCAATTCTGCTGGAGATGCCGAGCCGTGCACTCGGCAACGAGCTGCCGAAGGTGGCAGTGGTTGATATGCGTGAGGAGCTGAAGGAAGGCAACCGCTCCATGTTCAGCCGCAGCCTGCACGCCGCTCTGGTAAGCAGGCTGGAGCGCGGTGAACAGACGGTGCTGCTGCTCAACCGCAGAGGCTTCTCGACCTTCGTCATGTGCCGGAGCTGCGGCTACGTTGCCGGCTGTCCGGAATGCGATATCTCGCTCACCTATCACAGCCGCAGCGACAATCTGCGCTGTCACTACTGCGGGCATGCGCAGCCCGCGCCCAAGCTGTGCCCGGAATGCGGCAGTGAGCATATCCGCTTCTTCGGGACAGGCACACAACGGGTAGAGGAAGAGCTGGGCAAGCTGTTCCCCGGCATCCGGGTTATCCGTATGGATGTGGACACGACCACGGAGAAGGGCTCGCATGAGAAGCTGCTGAACCAGTTCAGGGACAAGAAGGCCGATGTGCTGCTGGGTACACAGATGGTCGCCAAAGGACTCGACTTCCCCGATGTAACTCTGGTTGGGGTCATTACTGCGGATTCTGCGCTCAATCTTCCTGATTTCCGGGCGGCTGAAAAGACCTTTCAGCTCTTGACACAGGTTGCCGGCCGTGCGGGGCGGCATCAGCTCCCCGGCGAGGTAGTGGTGCAGTCGTATACACCGGAGCATTATTCGATTATCCATGCCAGCGGGCATGATTACCGTTCATTCGTCCGGGACGAGCTGAAGCACCGCAAAGAGCTGCATTACCCGCCCTATTGCCGTCTGATTCTGGTCACTCTCTCGCATGAGCAGCTTCCGCTGCTGCTGAAGCTTGCGGAGAACTATGCGCTCAGCATTCAGGGCAAAGCCAGACAGCTGCGCTGGTATGGCAGTCTGGATAAACTTTCCTCGGATGCACTGGATCTGCTGGGACCGGTGGCCTCGCCGCTGCCCCGGCTGAAGGGGCGTTACCGGTTCCAGTGCATTATCAAATGGCGCGGTGCAATTGATGCCATTGCGCTGGCCCGCCAGGTGGCGGAGGAGCTGGAGGATTCCGTCCGCGATAAGGGTCTGCAGATCAGCATTGATGTCGATCCTCAGATGTTGATGTAA
- the coaBC gene encoding bifunctional phosphopantothenoylcysteine decarboxylase/phosphopantothenate--cysteine ligase CoaBC — protein sequence MKSLQGKSIILGITGGIAAYKAAALTSKLTQKGAEVHVIMTSSAKQFITELTLQSLSKQKVYSDTFQERDPSSISHIDLADAADLVLIAPATANIIAKMAHGLADDMLSTTLLATTAPIMVAPAMNVHMYQHPAVLSNMDILYNRGVQFIEPGEGLLACGYVGKGRLEEPEEIVKVVENFFVLQKEKTSGPLAGKKVVITAGGTVERIDPVRYISNDSSGKMGFALARTARTMGAAVTLIAARTDEAPPRDAGIDLVRVQSAQEMHDAVMARWSECDILVKAAAVADYRPRESSDSKIKKSGSTMTLELVKTTDILESLGRIKDKQFLIGFAAETGNAEVYAKDKLVRKNLDLIVANDVAVEGAGFGTDTNIVKVYDAEGLVLDLPLASKDEVARRILRLAAERVTGALI from the coding sequence ATGAAGAGCCTACAAGGGAAGTCAATTATACTCGGAATCACCGGCGGAATTGCTGCGTATAAGGCGGCGGCGCTGACCAGCAAGCTTACCCAGAAGGGGGCCGAGGTGCATGTCATTATGACGTCATCGGCCAAGCAGTTCATTACGGAGCTGACGCTCCAGTCGTTGTCGAAGCAGAAGGTATACAGTGATACGTTCCAGGAGCGCGACCCGTCTTCGATTTCGCATATTGATCTGGCAGATGCTGCCGACCTGGTCCTGATTGCTCCGGCTACGGCCAATATTATCGCCAAAATGGCCCACGGCCTGGCAGACGATATGCTGTCCACCACACTTCTTGCTACAACAGCCCCTATTATGGTAGCCCCGGCGATGAATGTCCACATGTATCAGCATCCGGCGGTCCTCAGCAATATGGATATCCTTTATAACAGAGGTGTTCAGTTTATTGAGCCTGGAGAAGGGCTGCTGGCCTGCGGGTATGTGGGCAAGGGACGGCTCGAGGAGCCGGAAGAGATCGTGAAGGTGGTTGAGAATTTTTTTGTACTGCAGAAGGAGAAGACCTCCGGACCGCTTGCCGGCAAAAAAGTGGTGATTACCGCAGGAGGCACGGTAGAACGCATAGATCCCGTCCGTTATATCTCCAATGATTCCTCGGGTAAAATGGGCTTCGCCCTCGCGCGCACCGCGCGTACCATGGGAGCTGCGGTGACGCTGATTGCCGCGCGTACCGATGAAGCGCCGCCTCGTGATGCCGGTATCGATCTGGTCCGCGTCCAGTCAGCACAGGAGATGCACGATGCGGTCATGGCCCGCTGGAGTGAATGCGATATTCTTGTGAAAGCAGCGGCGGTTGCGGATTACCGACCACGCGAGAGCAGTGACTCGAAGATTAAGAAGAGCGGCAGCACCATGACGCTGGAGCTGGTGAAGACAACTGATATTCTGGAGAGCCTGGGCAGAATCAAGGACAAGCAGTTCCTGATCGGCTTTGCCGCCGAGACCGGAAATGCCGAAGTTTATGCCAAGGATAAGCTGGTCCGCAAGAACCTCGATCTGATCGTAGCCAACGATGTAGCCGTAGAAGGCGCGGGCTTCGGTACGGATACCAACATCGTCAAGGTGTATGATGCCGAAGGTCTGGTGCTTGACCTTCCGCTGGCTTCCAAAGATGAGGTGGCGCGCCGGATTCTGCGGCTGGCGGCTGAGCGTGTTACCGGAGCCTTAATATAA